Proteins from a single region of Cydia strobilella chromosome 2, ilCydStro3.1, whole genome shotgun sequence:
- the LOC134753437 gene encoding vitellin-degrading protease-like — MFNWVLGCAFFGLVVSTPTPSIENVKIVGGEEINISEAPFQVSMVYRGRHSCGGAIIAEDMVLTAAHCVIGSSPTDYHIRVGSSSSKEGGLLVPVADLIYHPSFSYTKMDSDIALLRLSTPLEFSDTVKSIKMMEDGEEIDDGAITEVSGWGNTKEGGGSPSTLQKVLVPVVNEQVCRSAYSPLYVITPRMLCAGVPAGGKDACQGDSGGPLVHDGKLAGVVSWGIGCARPTYPGVYAKVSALRTWVDDNIIFLRIKSWLRY, encoded by the exons ATGTTTAATTGGGTGTTGGGTTGTGCTTTCTTCGGGTTGGTTG tATCAACGCCAACACCCAGCATTGAAAATGTGAAAATAGTGGGCGGCGAAGAGATCAACATCAGTGAGGCCCCTTTCCAAGTGTCCATGGTTTACCGAGGCCGCCATTCCTGCGGGGGCGCTATCATAGCAGAGGACATGGTACTGACGGCAGCACATTGTGTTATTGG GAGTTCTCCAACAGACTACCATATACGCGTTGGGTCATCATCAAGCAAAGAAGGAGGTCTGTTGGTCCCAGTAGCAGATCTCATTTACCACCCAAGCTTCTCTTATACCAAGATGGACAGCGACATTGCACTGCTGAGACTCAGCACTCCATTGGAGTTCAGTGATACTGTGAAGTCCATAAAGATGATGGAAGACGGAGAGGAGATTGATGATGGAGCTATCACTGAAGTCAGTGGTTGGGGAAATACAAAG gaAGGAGGCGGTTCGCCGTCCACCCTCCAGAAGGTGTTGGTGCCGGTAGTGAACGAGCAAGTCTGCCGCTCAGCGTACTCACCATTGTATGTAATCACGCCGAGGATGCTATGCGCTGGAGTACCTGCCGGTGGGAAGGATGCTTGCCAA GGTGACAGCGGTGGTCCTCTGGTCCACGACGGAAAGCTGGCTGGTGTGGTCTCCTGGGGCATCGGGTGCGCCCGGCCCACGTACCCCGGAGTGTACGCTAAGGTGTCGGCTCTTAGGACCTGGGTAGATGACAACATAATTTTCCTGAGGATCAAGTCATGGCTGCGTTATTAA